In Tessaracoccus flavus, the following are encoded in one genomic region:
- the rpsO gene encoding 30S ribosomal protein S15, producing MDAELKKKTIEEYATQPGDTGSPDVQIALLTKRIAHLTEHLKEHKGDHHSRRGLMLMVGQRRRLLNYVAKQDVEHYRELIARLGLRR from the coding sequence GTGGACGCTGAATTGAAGAAGAAGACCATCGAAGAGTACGCGACGCAGCCGGGCGACACCGGTTCGCCCGACGTGCAGATCGCACTGCTGACCAAGCGGATCGCTCACCTGACCGAGCACCTCAAGGAACACAAGGGCGACCACCACAGCCGCCGTGGCCTGATGCTCATGGTGGGCCAGCGCCGTCGCCTGCTCAACTACGTTGCCAAGCAGGACGTCGAGCACTACCGCGAGCTGATCGCGCGCCTCGGCCTTCGTCGCTGA
- a CDS encoding bifunctional riboflavin kinase/FAD synthetase, translating into MQTVVVIGNFDGVHRGHRRVLAEAVRDVDHPLVVITFWPHPVTVLRPESAPKLLSDLHTRIELLKEAGAHEVRVIRFNEAVAAMSPHDFIDRFLLPLNPVRVVVGENFRFGHAAAGDVQFLAEVGEGRFDVIPLPLESVRDEISCSTRIRELLAVGDVAGAAEHLERPFRFRGVVVLGDQRGRDLGYPTANQSVPVDMAVPADGVYAGWVTRLDEPGAMPMAAAISVGSNPTFDGSDRRVESYVIDRTDLELYGAEIAVDFVQRLRGQVRFSDVDELVLQMGRDVEQARRVLS; encoded by the coding sequence ATGCAGACGGTAGTGGTGATCGGTAACTTCGACGGTGTCCACCGTGGACACCGCCGGGTTCTGGCGGAGGCTGTCCGCGATGTCGACCACCCCCTGGTGGTCATCACGTTCTGGCCGCACCCGGTGACGGTGCTGCGCCCCGAGTCGGCGCCCAAGCTGCTGAGCGATCTCCACACCCGCATCGAGCTCCTCAAGGAGGCCGGCGCACACGAGGTGCGGGTCATCCGGTTCAACGAGGCGGTGGCCGCGATGAGCCCCCATGACTTCATCGACCGGTTCCTGCTGCCGCTCAACCCCGTGCGGGTCGTCGTCGGGGAGAACTTCAGGTTCGGGCATGCCGCCGCCGGGGACGTGCAGTTCCTGGCCGAGGTGGGGGAGGGCCGGTTCGACGTGATTCCGCTGCCGCTGGAATCAGTCCGCGACGAGATCTCCTGCTCGACCCGCATCCGCGAGCTTCTGGCCGTCGGCGACGTGGCGGGCGCAGCCGAGCACCTGGAGCGGCCGTTCCGCTTCCGCGGCGTGGTGGTCCTCGGGGACCAACGCGGCCGCGACCTCGGGTATCCCACTGCCAACCAGTCGGTGCCGGTGGACATGGCCGTGCCGGCCGACGGCGTTTATGCGGGCTGGGTCACCAGACTCGACGAACCCGGTGCGATGCCCATGGCGGCCGCCATCTCGGTCGGCAGCAACCCGACGTTCGACGGGTCTGATCGTCGGGTGGAGTCCTACGTCATCGATCGCACGGACCTTGAGCTTTACGGTGCGGAGATCGCCGTCGACTTCGTTCAGCGGCTCCGTGGCCAGGTGCGATTCTCCGACGTCGACGAACTGGTGCTCCAGATGGGTCGTGACGTGGAGCAGGCGCGACGCGTCCTCAGCTGA
- a CDS encoding GNAT family N-acetyltransferase codes for MAISVRPAEAADLDQLRAKQARPELGLVDKHFEAQEDGTLIYAVAFEDGEPLGTAILDLSEGQMMPELRNMYVYPEARRRGAGRALTTYIEELARQAGHAAVYLAVDPNNAKAVPLYVSLEYYPTGEHLFVEAPEIDQVDDGQQASTHYAIYKKSLTAR; via the coding sequence ATGGCGATCAGCGTTCGTCCCGCAGAAGCGGCAGACCTGGACCAGTTGCGCGCCAAGCAGGCACGCCCCGAACTCGGCCTTGTCGATAAGCACTTCGAGGCGCAGGAGGATGGCACGCTCATCTACGCCGTCGCCTTCGAGGACGGCGAACCTCTGGGCACGGCGATCCTCGACCTCAGCGAAGGCCAGATGATGCCCGAGCTCCGCAATATGTACGTCTATCCCGAGGCGCGGCGTCGCGGCGCGGGTCGTGCGTTGACCACCTACATCGAGGAGTTGGCCCGCCAGGCTGGGCACGCGGCCGTCTACCTGGCTGTTGACCCCAACAACGCGAAGGCCGTGCCGCTCTACGTGTCGCTGGAGTACTACCCGACCGGGGAGCACCTCTTCGTCGAAGCCCCGGAGATCGATCAGGTCGACGACGGCCAGCAGGCCAGCACGCACTACGCGATCTACAAGAAGTCGCTCACTGCACGTTGA
- the rbfA gene encoding 30S ribosome-binding factor RbfA has translation MANPRNAKLADQIQVILASTIERRVKDPRLGFVTITEVRLTGDNREATAFYTVLGDEEARAGTAAALESAKGMLRSTVGSQLGMKFTPSLSFVLDATPETARHIEDLLAQVQADDARAAAAAAGRTFAGDADPYRKPREESEDDEE, from the coding sequence ATGGCGAACCCGCGTAACGCCAAGTTGGCTGACCAGATCCAGGTCATCCTTGCGAGCACCATCGAGCGGCGGGTCAAGGACCCACGCCTCGGATTCGTCACGATCACGGAGGTGAGGCTGACCGGCGACAACCGGGAGGCCACCGCCTTCTACACCGTGCTCGGCGACGAGGAGGCGCGGGCCGGGACTGCGGCCGCTCTTGAGTCGGCCAAGGGCATGCTGAGGTCGACGGTGGGTTCCCAGCTGGGCATGAAGTTCACGCCGAGCCTGAGCTTCGTCCTCGACGCCACGCCGGAGACGGCGCGTCACATCGAGGACCTGCTCGCCCAGGTGCAGGCCGACGATGCCCGGGCCGCGGCCGCGGCTGCGGGCCGGACCTTCGCCGGCGACGCCGATCCCTACCGCAAGCCGCGGGAGGAGTCGGAGGACGACGAAGAGTGA
- a CDS encoding TetR/AcrR family transcriptional regulator, translating to MARPKVHDERLAEVLLEQSAVIVAKGGPDALSLRKLTDAVGTSTSAVYSLYGSREALLLAVYERALASFERSAQELPVTDRPMSDLFRMGREYRRWALSNPQLYPVMFMGPAGSGPEQRRALAMPTIDRLIAALRRCIEAGELRDAESIEVMACQLWATVHGHVSLELMGLLTPR from the coding sequence ATGGCTAGGCCCAAGGTTCATGATGAGCGGCTCGCGGAAGTGCTGCTCGAGCAATCCGCTGTCATCGTTGCCAAAGGCGGTCCGGACGCGCTCAGCCTGCGCAAGCTGACCGACGCCGTCGGCACTTCCACGTCAGCCGTGTACTCGCTCTACGGGAGCAGAGAGGCCCTGCTGCTCGCCGTGTACGAGCGGGCTCTCGCCAGCTTCGAGCGCTCCGCGCAGGAGTTGCCCGTCACCGACCGCCCCATGAGTGACCTGTTCCGGATGGGCCGGGAGTACCGACGCTGGGCGCTGTCCAACCCGCAGTTGTACCCGGTGATGTTCATGGGGCCCGCCGGCTCGGGGCCGGAGCAGCGCCGCGCCCTCGCGATGCCGACCATCGACCGGCTCATCGCGGCGCTCCGGCGCTGCATCGAGGCCGGCGAGCTCCGCGACGCCGAGTCGATCGAGGTCATGGCCTGTCAGCTGTGGGCCACGGTCCACGGTCACGTCTCGTTGGAGTTGATGGGTCTGCTCACCCCGAGGTGA
- the truB gene encoding tRNA pseudouridine(55) synthase TruB, producing the protein MVIVDKPSGITSHQVVGRLRRLLGTRKIGHAGTLDPMATGVLILGVNRATRLLGHLALHDKRYVATVRLGESSPTDDADGDVVPVADASHLTRQEIDAALGAQRGDVLQIPSSVSAIKVDGVRSYSRVRKGETVELKARPVTISALDVLSVRPGGATVDVELDVECSSGTYVRAIARDLGAALGVGGHLTALRRTRIGGYSLDDAVALGDEAPSLMSMAEAARRSFPVVHLTADQARDVTFGRPLALDVPGRPTGLLSPGGELLALYEPSGSGARPVAVFV; encoded by the coding sequence ATGGTGATCGTCGACAAGCCGTCGGGGATCACCTCCCACCAGGTGGTCGGGCGCCTCCGGCGTCTCCTCGGCACCCGCAAGATCGGTCACGCCGGGACTCTCGATCCCATGGCGACAGGGGTCCTCATCCTGGGTGTGAACCGGGCGACGAGGCTTCTGGGCCATCTGGCCCTGCACGACAAGCGGTACGTCGCCACAGTCCGTCTCGGCGAATCCTCGCCCACTGACGACGCCGACGGTGACGTGGTCCCCGTCGCGGACGCCTCACATCTCACGCGGCAGGAGATCGACGCCGCCCTCGGCGCGCAACGCGGCGACGTGCTTCAGATACCGAGCTCCGTCTCTGCGATCAAGGTCGATGGTGTGCGCTCCTACTCCCGCGTGCGGAAGGGGGAGACCGTCGAGCTGAAGGCACGACCCGTGACCATCAGCGCCCTTGACGTGCTCTCCGTGCGGCCCGGCGGGGCCACGGTCGATGTCGAGCTGGACGTTGAGTGTTCGTCCGGGACCTACGTCCGGGCGATCGCCCGCGACCTCGGCGCTGCGCTCGGCGTGGGCGGCCACCTCACCGCTCTGCGCCGCACGCGGATCGGCGGCTACTCGCTCGACGACGCCGTCGCGCTGGGCGACGAGGCGCCGAGCCTGATGAGCATGGCGGAAGCAGCACGGCGGAGCTTCCCTGTCGTGCACCTGACTGCAGACCAAGCCCGGGACGTCACCTTCGGACGGCCGCTGGCACTCGACGTGCCTGGACGGCCCACCGGGCTGCTGTCGCCGGGGGGCGAGCTCCTGGCGCTGTACGAGCCTTCCGGCTCGGGCGCGCGCCCAGTTGCGGTGTTCGTGTGA
- a CDS encoding YlxR family protein: protein MSPIRTCIACRERAEQGSLIRLVRVGDRIVDATEPRLAGRGAYLHRDCFDLALARHAFRRTFGPGAVVEGLFSGGESHEVEASPAAR from the coding sequence GTGAGTCCCATACGCACGTGCATTGCCTGCCGCGAGCGTGCCGAACAGGGCAGCCTCATTCGGTTGGTTCGGGTGGGGGACAGGATCGTCGACGCCACCGAACCACGGCTCGCGGGCCGGGGAGCCTACCTGCATCGCGACTGCTTCGACCTCGCACTGGCACGGCACGCGTTCCGGCGTACCTTCGGCCCCGGGGCCGTCGTCGAGGGGCTGTTCAGCGGGGGCGAATCGCACGAAGTGGAAGCATCGCCCGCAGCGCGATAG
- the infB gene encoding translation initiation factor IF-2: protein MAKEIGITSKELLAWLGENGEYVRGPSSTLEAPVVRKVRETLAKPSDDKPQAPAAPAATTPSTPAPSAPKPMGKPGAAKPAPAAPSAPAAQPEEAAPVAKAPEAPRPAPAPSAPAPSSPAADTPRPPAPRPGAPRPAAPGRPAPSQQRPAAGAPSGRPGGAPGRPGGGATPGSVGPRKPSAPRPGNNPFASSQGMGTQQRRPARPDAPRPGGAPRPGAPGGGDRMPRPGGTGGLPGMPRPNPAMMPKTANTQLGGAPGGRGGRPGGGPGRGRPGAAGGGAGRPGAGGPPMGGGPMGGPGGRGGGRGRAGGTQGAFGRGGAASRRGRKSKKQRRQEFDQMEAPSIGGVRVRKGDGQTVRLRRGASLTDLAEKIGVEPASLVQVLFHLGEMVTATQSVADDTLEVLGAELDYNIEVVSPEDEDRELLESFDLEFGEDIGDEDDLAARPPVVTVMGHVDHGKTKLLDALRHANVAGKEAGGITQAIGAYQVVTEVDENERAITFIDTPGHEAFTAMRARGAKSTDIAVLVVAADDGVMPQTIEALNHAKAAEVPVVVAVNKVDKDTADPTRVRGQLSEFGLVPEEYGGDTQFVDVSAITRQGLDELLEAIVLTADAALDLRANPDMPAQGVAIEAHLDKGRGPVATVLVHRGTLRIGDSIVAGSAHGRVRALVNDQGQTVDEALPSMPVQVLGLTSVPGAGDNFLVVDDDRMARQIADKREARMRAAMQAKTSRRKTLDQLFEQLEKGETQELLLILKGDGAGSVEALEDALSKIEVGEEVSLRVIDRGVGAITETNVSLAAASKAVIIGFNVRPTPHAAQMADRENVDMRFYSVIYSAIDEIEAALKGMLKPIFAEEIRGQAEIREIFRSSKFGNIAGCMVTDGTIRRNAKARLLRDGVVVADSSIASLRREKDDATEVREGFECGLTLHNYNDIRIGDVIETYEMVEKERV from the coding sequence ATCGCCAAGGAAATCGGGATCACAAGTAAAGAACTACTAGCCTGGCTGGGCGAGAACGGCGAATACGTCCGTGGTCCCTCGTCGACGCTGGAGGCCCCCGTCGTGCGCAAGGTGCGCGAGACGCTGGCCAAGCCGTCCGACGACAAGCCCCAGGCACCAGCCGCCCCCGCGGCAACCACCCCCTCCACACCGGCACCCTCGGCACCCAAGCCGATGGGCAAGCCCGGGGCCGCCAAGCCCGCCCCGGCTGCGCCGAGCGCCCCCGCGGCCCAGCCGGAGGAGGCCGCGCCTGTGGCGAAGGCCCCCGAAGCGCCGCGTCCCGCACCGGCGCCGTCGGCACCGGCACCATCCTCACCCGCAGCTGACACCCCGCGCCCGCCTGCGCCGCGTCCCGGTGCTCCGAGGCCTGCCGCTCCCGGCCGGCCTGCGCCGTCCCAGCAGCGTCCCGCCGCGGGCGCCCCGAGCGGTCGTCCCGGCGGTGCCCCCGGCCGTCCCGGCGGTGGGGCCACCCCCGGCTCCGTCGGCCCGCGCAAGCCGAGCGCACCCCGCCCCGGCAACAACCCCTTCGCGTCGTCGCAGGGCATGGGAACGCAGCAGCGCCGCCCAGCCCGTCCCGACGCACCCCGCCCCGGGGGCGCCCCCAGGCCGGGTGCGCCCGGCGGCGGCGACCGGATGCCGCGTCCCGGCGGAACCGGCGGCCTTCCCGGCATGCCCCGCCCCAACCCGGCGATGATGCCCAAGACGGCGAACACACAGCTCGGCGGTGCCCCCGGTGGCCGTGGCGGTCGTCCCGGCGGCGGTCCCGGCCGGGGCCGTCCCGGAGCTGCCGGTGGTGGCGCAGGTCGCCCCGGTGCAGGCGGACCCCCCATGGGCGGTGGCCCGATGGGAGGACCCGGCGGTCGCGGTGGCGGCCGGGGACGCGCAGGCGGCACCCAGGGCGCCTTCGGGCGCGGCGGAGCTGCCAGCAGGCGCGGACGCAAGTCCAAGAAGCAGCGCAGGCAAGAGTTCGATCAGATGGAGGCCCCGTCGATCGGCGGTGTGCGCGTCCGCAAGGGCGACGGCCAGACGGTTCGTCTTCGCCGCGGCGCTTCGCTGACCGACCTCGCCGAGAAGATCGGCGTCGAGCCGGCGTCGCTGGTGCAGGTGCTGTTCCACCTGGGCGAGATGGTCACCGCAACCCAGTCTGTCGCGGACGACACCCTCGAGGTGCTCGGCGCTGAACTCGACTACAACATCGAAGTCGTCTCCCCGGAGGACGAGGACCGCGAGCTTCTCGAGAGCTTCGACCTCGAGTTCGGTGAGGACATCGGCGATGAGGACGATCTCGCGGCCCGTCCGCCCGTCGTCACCGTCATGGGCCACGTCGACCACGGCAAGACCAAGCTGCTTGACGCCCTGCGCCACGCCAACGTCGCAGGGAAGGAAGCAGGCGGCATCACCCAGGCCATCGGCGCCTACCAGGTGGTCACGGAAGTGGACGAGAACGAGCGGGCCATCACCTTCATCGATACTCCCGGTCACGAGGCGTTCACCGCCATGCGTGCCCGGGGCGCCAAGTCCACGGACATCGCGGTGCTGGTCGTCGCGGCCGATGACGGCGTGATGCCCCAGACCATCGAGGCGCTCAACCACGCCAAGGCCGCCGAAGTTCCGGTGGTCGTCGCGGTCAACAAGGTCGACAAGGACACTGCCGATCCCACCCGTGTTCGCGGCCAGCTCTCCGAGTTCGGCCTCGTGCCCGAGGAGTACGGCGGCGACACCCAGTTCGTGGACGTCTCGGCCATCACCCGCCAGGGTCTTGACGAACTGCTCGAGGCGATCGTGCTGACGGCCGACGCGGCACTGGATCTGCGCGCCAACCCGGACATGCCCGCTCAGGGTGTCGCCATCGAGGCGCACCTCGACAAGGGCCGCGGCCCCGTGGCCACCGTCCTGGTGCACCGCGGCACGCTGCGCATCGGCGACTCCATCGTCGCCGGCTCGGCGCACGGCCGTGTCCGCGCTCTGGTCAACGATCAGGGTCAGACCGTCGACGAGGCGCTTCCGTCCATGCCGGTGCAGGTCCTCGGCCTGACGTCCGTGCCGGGCGCCGGAGACAACTTCCTCGTTGTCGACGACGACCGCATGGCGCGCCAGATCGCCGACAAGCGTGAGGCGCGGATGAGGGCTGCGATGCAGGCCAAGACGAGCCGTCGCAAGACCCTCGACCAGCTCTTCGAGCAGCTTGAGAAGGGCGAGACGCAGGAACTGCTGCTCATCCTCAAGGGCGACGGGGCTGGCTCCGTGGAGGCACTGGAGGATGCCCTCAGCAAGATCGAGGTCGGCGAGGAGGTGTCGCTCCGGGTCATCGACCGCGGCGTCGGCGCCATCACCGAGACCAACGTCTCGCTGGCAGCAGCATCCAAGGCCGTCATCATCGGCTTCAACGTGCGGCCCACGCCGCACGCAGCCCAGATGGCGGACCGCGAGAACGTGGATATGCGTTTCTACTCGGTCATCTACTCGGCCATCGACGAGATCGAGGCGGCTCTCAAGGGCATGCTCAAGCCGATCTTCGCCGAGGAGATCCGTGGTCAGGCGGAGATCCGCGAGATCTTCCGCTCCTCGAAGTTCGGCAACATCGCCGGCTGTATGGTCACCGACGGCACCATCAGGCGCAACGCCAAGGCGCGCCTGCTGCGTGACGGCGTGGTGGTCGCCGACTCCTCCATCGCGTCGCTGCGGCGCGAGAAGGACGATGCAACCGAGGTCCGCGAGGGCTTCGAATGCGGCCTGACGCTGCACAACTACAACGACATCAGGATCGGAGACGTCATCGAGACGTACGAGATGGTCGAGAAGGAGCGTGTGTGA
- a CDS encoding proline dehydrogenase family protein translates to MPLLHSYAAIATARRWARESLNHPEPPAATLLARTLSHPGGLRFTLDFVDGVLRPEDPGVGASALRELSTRPAGFLPMPLQLGLRAAGMAPALALPAARRAFEALVGDLVVDVGRSLGPTLNRLRRYGADLNVNLLGEAVLGDGHAQRRLAATMGLLERPEVDYVSVKVSAVLGPHAPFGHGAAVERAMERLRPLLLTAAGLGKFVNLDMEEYRDLHLTLDVVERLLLEDRLLGLRAGVAVQTYLKESHLVLRRLDEFAAARGSRGGEPIKVRLVKGANLAMERVQAELRGWDDPVLPTKADTDASFLEALDFCLRPGRADRMRVGVASHNVFSLAAAWELARERGVADAMDVEMLSGMGVPLQRVLQQEIGRLRLYVPVVPRREFDSAIAYLVRRLEENAAPENFMSGAHALGSDAAFLDREEARFRAAAARAPLSRPDDWATQHRSLRDPGEPDPGFANAVDTNPALRHNQVWADRIRARLPEPELGSHRVHAAAIGTHAEVDDVLDRGRIAGEAWAAVPAERRAEALRRLAGEIERLRTDFVTVAADEVGKLIDQSDVEVSEACDFAAYYAERALDPHPGVVAVPPRLTVVAPPWNFPIAIPLGGVAAALAAGSAVVLKPAPPARRTAALLHEACRRAGLPADLVQFVVVDDGPVGRRLIDDDRVDTVILTGAAETAELFRSWRPDLRLFAETSGKNAIVVTPSADLDQAVADVVSSAFGHAGQKCSASSLAILVGSVARSERFRQQLVDAVSSLHVAWPDDPAAQVGPLTEPPGEKLQRGLGTPEPGQSWLVEPRRIDERLWRPGIRVGVQPGSDCHQTEYFGPVLGLMSARDLDEAIEWQNGTVYGLTAGLHSLDRGEIAHWLDRVEAGNCYVNRSITGAIVRRQPFGGWKRSAVGPGAKAGGPNYVASLVDWVAESPAGCALPTREDAVEFLDRHDPSALTAEINVLRYLPAPVTVRVEDASPGDVRHEAMAALLVGSRPRFSFRQLPEGPLAGALASAGCSVAVESDEVFDQAASGRIRHLGSRSLNGALQGSIDATVYGGMPVPGRLAFLPYVREQAVSITNHRYGHPVDQVLF, encoded by the coding sequence ATGCCGTTGTTGCACTCCTATGCCGCCATCGCCACCGCACGCCGATGGGCCCGGGAGAGCTTGAATCATCCGGAGCCCCCCGCCGCCACCCTGCTGGCACGCACGCTCAGCCACCCTGGCGGCCTGCGCTTCACCCTCGATTTCGTCGACGGCGTGCTGAGACCCGAAGATCCCGGGGTCGGGGCCTCGGCGCTCCGCGAGCTTTCCACACGACCCGCCGGATTCCTACCGATGCCGCTTCAGCTGGGGCTCCGTGCCGCTGGCATGGCCCCGGCGTTGGCTCTGCCAGCCGCCCGTCGTGCATTCGAGGCGCTGGTCGGTGACCTGGTCGTGGACGTGGGTCGGTCGCTGGGTCCGACGCTGAACCGGCTGCGGCGATACGGCGCTGATCTCAACGTCAACCTCCTCGGCGAGGCGGTCCTCGGCGACGGGCACGCCCAGCGCCGGCTGGCCGCCACCATGGGGCTCCTGGAGCGGCCGGAGGTGGACTACGTCTCGGTGAAGGTGTCCGCGGTGCTCGGCCCCCATGCACCCTTCGGACACGGCGCTGCGGTGGAGCGGGCCATGGAACGGCTGCGACCGCTGCTGCTCACCGCCGCCGGGCTCGGCAAGTTCGTCAACCTCGACATGGAGGAGTACAGGGACCTCCACCTCACCCTCGACGTCGTCGAGCGGCTGCTGCTGGAGGACCGGTTGTTGGGGCTTCGGGCGGGGGTCGCGGTCCAGACCTATCTCAAGGAGTCGCACCTCGTGCTGCGCCGGCTCGACGAGTTTGCCGCCGCTCGCGGCTCCCGCGGCGGCGAGCCGATCAAGGTGCGGTTGGTCAAGGGTGCGAACCTCGCGATGGAGCGGGTCCAGGCCGAGCTGCGGGGCTGGGACGACCCTGTCCTCCCCACGAAGGCCGACACGGACGCCAGCTTCCTCGAAGCCCTCGACTTCTGCCTCCGCCCGGGGAGGGCCGACCGGATGAGGGTCGGCGTGGCCAGCCACAACGTCTTCTCGTTGGCGGCGGCGTGGGAACTCGCGCGGGAGCGGGGGGTCGCCGACGCGATGGACGTCGAGATGCTGTCCGGCATGGGAGTACCCCTCCAGCGCGTGCTCCAGCAGGAGATCGGGCGCCTGCGGCTGTACGTCCCCGTCGTCCCGCGCCGCGAATTCGACTCGGCCATCGCCTACCTCGTCCGTCGGCTCGAGGAGAACGCCGCACCTGAGAACTTCATGTCCGGCGCGCATGCGCTCGGCTCCGACGCCGCGTTCCTCGACCGCGAGGAAGCCCGCTTCCGTGCAGCCGCGGCCCGCGCGCCGCTCTCCCGCCCCGACGACTGGGCCACCCAGCACCGATCCCTACGGGACCCCGGTGAGCCGGACCCCGGGTTCGCCAACGCCGTCGACACCAACCCCGCCCTCCGCCACAACCAGGTCTGGGCCGACCGCATCCGCGCCCGGCTCCCCGAGCCCGAACTCGGCTCTCACCGCGTGCACGCTGCCGCGATCGGCACCCATGCCGAGGTCGACGACGTGCTGGACCGTGGCCGGATCGCGGGCGAGGCATGGGCCGCGGTCCCGGCGGAACGCCGCGCCGAGGCGCTCAGGCGGCTGGCCGGCGAGATCGAACGCCTGCGCACGGACTTCGTGACGGTGGCCGCGGACGAGGTGGGCAAGCTCATCGACCAGTCCGACGTCGAGGTATCCGAGGCGTGCGACTTCGCCGCGTACTACGCGGAGCGCGCGCTGGATCCGCATCCGGGCGTCGTCGCGGTTCCGCCGCGCCTCACCGTGGTTGCCCCGCCGTGGAACTTCCCGATCGCCATCCCGCTGGGTGGCGTCGCTGCGGCGCTGGCCGCAGGGTCGGCCGTCGTCCTGAAGCCGGCGCCGCCCGCGCGCAGGACAGCCGCCCTGCTCCACGAGGCCTGCCGGAGGGCTGGACTGCCGGCAGACCTCGTCCAGTTCGTCGTCGTCGACGACGGACCCGTGGGGCGTCGGCTCATCGACGACGATCGTGTCGACACAGTGATCCTCACGGGTGCCGCGGAGACCGCCGAACTCTTCAGATCCTGGCGCCCCGACCTCAGGTTGTTCGCCGAGACGTCCGGCAAGAACGCGATCGTCGTCACTCCGTCGGCCGACCTCGACCAGGCCGTCGCTGACGTCGTGTCGTCAGCCTTCGGCCACGCCGGCCAGAAGTGCTCCGCGTCCTCGCTGGCCATCCTCGTCGGCTCCGTCGCGCGGTCTGAGCGGTTCCGGCAGCAGCTCGTCGACGCCGTGTCGTCGCTCCACGTCGCCTGGCCCGACGACCCGGCGGCACAGGTCGGTCCCCTGACCGAACCACCCGGCGAGAAGCTGCAGAGGGGGCTCGGCACCCCCGAGCCCGGGCAGTCGTGGCTCGTCGAGCCTCGGCGCATCGACGAGAGACTCTGGCGCCCTGGGATCCGGGTCGGTGTCCAGCCTGGGAGCGATTGCCACCAGACCGAGTACTTCGGGCCGGTGCTGGGCCTCATGTCGGCCCGGGACCTTGACGAGGCGATCGAGTGGCAAAACGGCACCGTCTACGGGCTGACGGCGGGACTCCACTCTCTGGACCGGGGGGAGATCGCGCACTGGCTCGACCGCGTTGAGGCGGGCAACTGTTACGTCAACCGCTCGATCACCGGCGCAATCGTGCGACGGCAGCCCTTCGGGGGCTGGAAGCGCTCGGCCGTCGGACCCGGCGCGAAGGCGGGCGGACCCAACTACGTGGCATCGCTTGTGGACTGGGTGGCGGAGTCCCCCGCCGGTTGCGCTTTGCCGACCCGCGAGGACGCCGTCGAGTTCCTCGACCGTCACGATCCGTCCGCGCTGACGGCCGAGATCAACGTGCTGCGCTACCTGCCGGCGCCCGTCACCGTGCGGGTGGAGGATGCGTCACCCGGTGACGTGCGGCACGAGGCGATGGCCGCGCTGCTCGTCGGATCACGGCCACGGTTCAGCTTCCGTCAGCTACCGGAGGGTCCGCTCGCAGGGGCACTGGCCTCGGCGGGGTGCAGCGTGGCGGTGGAGAGCGACGAGGTCTTCGACCAGGCGGCCTCTGGACGGATCCGCCATCTCGGCTCCCGCTCGCTGAACGGGGCGCTGCAGGGCTCGATCGACGCGACCGTCTACGGCGGGATGCCTGTGCCGGGGAGGTTGGCGTTCCTGCCCTACGTCCGGGAGCAGGCCGTCTCCATCACCAACCACCGCTACGGGCACCCTGTGGATCAAGTCCTCTTCTGA